A single window of Gossypium hirsutum isolate 1008001.06 chromosome A10, Gossypium_hirsutum_v2.1, whole genome shotgun sequence DNA harbors:
- the LOC107895514 gene encoding uncharacterized protein, with amino-acid sequence MSGSDVSGSDVSGSDSDVSERVSLDGLDMDGIEVDELCDRDDSVRLDSAHESNSDGQNWPEFNLENDMSNPRLKVGMLFKSKDSLKEAAKQYGRLNSYLIKFPKNDLRRLKAVCNEKCSWFIWASKLNPNDPTDQTCQIRSSNPNHTCSKVYKNRNVTSSWIGEQYKEKFIADPDYSLKSLQQDVKRDFCCLVSQAKCRRAKLRALELIEGAHKAQYEKIYEYLLEACKDGYRIGCRRIVGLDGCFLKGYYGGYLLATVGIDANNGIYPLAYELKYLLWKAARASTTREFDDTMDELRKTNQHDYNWLKKKNPTHWSRSHFSVKSHSDMLVDNLSESFNKVILEARGKPILTMMETVKTKIMLLIVKKKEEAGKWKGILCPKIKKKLDVNIKDSLRNWDLTGIPCMHALAVIHVKNEFPETYVQTWYTKQTQLQIYSNFVSPVKGPKQWASLSNMLLILPPPLRRPPGRPTKVRRKEPDELQTTERLSKRGVEMRYSKCKIIGHNKRSCKWEVGQNIPVKRHQVGVRTQQQATPSQQAQQGAPIQLPTASTQIPTAPTHQEAALRQKLPLKRKSTTTTVRWMPSTQESSMTDH; translated from the exons ATGTCTGGTAGTGATGTGTCTGGTAGTGATGTGTCTGGTAGTGATAGTGATGTATCTGAAAGAGTTAGTTTAGATGGTTTAGACATGGATGGTATAGAAGTAGATGAATTGTGTGATAGAGATGATTCTGTAAGGTTAGATAGTGCACATGAATCTAACTCAGATGGCCAAAATTGGCCTGAGTTTAACTTAGAAAATGACATGAGTAATCCTAGACTTAAGGTTGGAATGTTATTTAAGTCTAAAGATAGTTTAAAAGAAGCTGCCAAGCAGTATGGTAGGTTGAATAGTTATTTGATTAAGTTTCCAAAAAATGATTTAAGAAGGTTAAAAGCAGTCTGCAATGAAAAATGTTCTTGGTTCATATGGGCTTCTAAGCTAAACCCTAATGACCCTACTGACCAGACTTGCCAAATTAGGAGTTCAAACCCTAACCATACTtgttctaaagtctataaaaataGGAATGTAACTTCATCTTGGATAGGTGAACAATATAAAGAAAAATTCATTGCTGATCCTGATTATTCTCTGAAATCATTACAGCAAGATGTCAAAAGAGATTTTTGTTGCTTGGTCTCACAAGCCAAATGTAGGAGGGCTAAACTTAGGGCATTGGAATTAATTGAAGGAGCTCATAAAGCTCAATATGAGAAGATTTATGAGTACTTGTTGGAG GCATGCAAAGATGGCTATAGGATTGGTTGTAGGAGGATAGTAGGTTTAGATGGATGTTTCTTAAAGGGCTACTATGGTGGCTACTTGCTTGCAACTGTTGGGATAGATGCAAATAATGGCATCTATCCACTTGCATAT GAGTTGAAATATTTGCTTTGGAAAGCTGCCAGAGCAAGCACTACAAGGGAGTTCGATGATACCATGGATGAACTGAGAAAAACCAATCAGCATGATTATAACTGGTTGAAGAAGAAGAACCCTACTCACTGGTCAAGGTCTCACTTCTCAGTCAAGAGCCATTCTGACATGTTGGTGGATAATCTATCTGAATCATTTAACAAg GTGATACTGGAAGCAAGAGGTAAACCTATTCTAACCATGATGGAAACAGTAAAGACCAAGATTATGTTACTTATtgtcaagaagaaagaagaagctgGCAAATGGAAAGGAATTTTGTGTCCAAAGATCAAGAAAAAGCTAGATGTAAATATAAAAGATTCATTAAG GAATTGGGATCTCACTGGCATcccttgcatgcatgcattagcTGTCATTCATGTAAAAAATGAGTTCCCAGAGACCTATGTACAAACCTGGTACACCAAGCAAACCCAGCTTCAAATTTACTCCAACTTTGTAAGTCCAGTAAAGGGTCCTAAACAATGGGCCTCTTTGTCAAACATGCTACTAATACTACCTCCTCCACTAAGAAGGCCACCTGGCAGACCTACTAAAGTGAGAAGGAAAGAACCCGATGAATTACAAACAACAGAAAGGTTGAGCAAGAGAGGGGTGGAGATGAGGTACAGTAAATGCAAAATAATAGGCCACAATAAGAGGAGTTGCAAATGGGAAGTTGGCCAAAACATTCCA GTTAAAAGACATCAAGTTGGTGTTCGAACCCAACAACAGGCTACCCCAAGTCAGCAAGCTCAACAAGGTGCCCCAATTCAGTTACCCACTGCCTCAACTCAGATACCTACTGCCCCAACTCATCAAGAAGCTGCCTTAAGACAAAAGCTCCCATTAAAGAGAAAATCAACTACAACCACTGTTAGATGGATGCCTTCTACTCAAGAGTCATCCATGACAGACCATTGA